One Methylosarcina fibrata AML-C10 DNA segment encodes these proteins:
- a CDS encoding O-succinylhomoserine sulfhydrylase — MNEIDWNDYSLETQAIRAGHHRTHEGEHSLPIFATSSYVFNSAEEASLRFTGQLPGNVYSRFTNPTVAAFQERLALMEKGERCLAFASGMAAIMAVGMGLLKAGDHVVCSRGVFGNTVLLFQNYFGKFGVATDFVDLTDLAAWEAAIRPNTRFLFLETPSNPLTEIADVAELASIAHRHGCLLVVDNCFCTPALQKPFELGADIVVHSATKYLDGHGRCVGGAVIAGSEIIEKSIYPYLRTGGAAMSPFNAWVFLSGLETLAVRMKAHCDNALALAQWLERQPGVSRVYYPGLPSHPQHELARRQQSHFGAIVSFELSGGKEHAWRLIDATEMLSITANLGDVKTTITHPATTTHGRLTPEVRAAAGIKDGLVRVSVGLENIEDIKKDLLRGL; from the coding sequence ATGAACGAAATCGACTGGAACGACTATTCTCTGGAAACGCAAGCCATCCGGGCCGGCCATCACAGGACCCATGAAGGCGAACACAGTCTGCCCATTTTCGCTACGTCCAGCTATGTGTTCAACAGCGCGGAAGAAGCTTCTTTGCGTTTTACCGGACAACTGCCGGGCAACGTCTATTCCCGCTTTACCAATCCGACCGTGGCCGCCTTTCAGGAACGGCTGGCGCTGATGGAAAAAGGCGAGCGCTGCCTAGCTTTCGCTTCCGGCATGGCGGCGATCATGGCGGTCGGCATGGGCTTGCTGAAAGCCGGCGATCACGTCGTCTGCTCGCGCGGCGTATTCGGCAATACCGTGCTGCTGTTCCAGAACTATTTCGGCAAGTTCGGCGTCGCCACCGACTTTGTCGACCTGACCGACCTTGCCGCCTGGGAAGCGGCCATCCGGCCGAATACCCGTTTTCTGTTTCTGGAAACGCCGTCCAATCCGTTGACGGAAATCGCCGACGTCGCCGAACTGGCGTCCATCGCCCATCGGCACGGCTGTCTGCTCGTCGTCGACAACTGCTTCTGCACGCCGGCCCTCCAGAAACCGTTCGAACTCGGCGCCGACATCGTCGTGCATTCCGCGACCAAGTATCTGGACGGGCACGGACGCTGCGTCGGAGGCGCGGTGATCGCCGGCAGCGAGATTATCGAAAAATCGATTTATCCGTATCTGCGCACCGGCGGCGCCGCAATGAGTCCGTTCAACGCCTGGGTTTTTTTGTCGGGCCTGGAAACCCTGGCGGTCCGGATGAAAGCGCATTGCGACAACGCTCTGGCGCTGGCTCAATGGCTGGAGCGGCAGCCGGGCGTGAGCCGGGTTTATTATCCCGGCCTTCCGTCCCATCCCCAGCACGAACTGGCTCGCCGGCAGCAAAGCCATTTCGGCGCCATCGTCAGTTTTGAGCTGAGCGGCGGCAAAGAGCATGCCTGGCGGCTGATCGACGCCACCGAAATGCTGTCGATCACGGCAAATCTGGGCGACGTCAAAACCACCATTACTCACCCGGCCACGACGACGCACGGCCGCCTGACGCCGGAAGTCCGGGCCGCCGCCGGCATCAAGGACGGTCTGGTAAGAGTTTCGGTCGGTCTGGAAAACATCGAGGACATCAAGAAAGACCTCTTGAGAGGCTTATAG
- a CDS encoding class I SAM-dependent methyltransferase, producing the protein MRRISLVDSAHDRIRPRLHEGDVAVDATVGNGFDTLFLLRQIAPSGKVFGFDVQQAALDSAAAKADRAGWRDCLILLRESHAGMEEKISAEFHGRIRACMFNLGYLPGSDKRIITAAETTLPALNAAARLLAPGGILTVLAYPGHPGGAEEARQVEAWCGAVNPAQFSSTAIFSDEHKASAPRLFVVRKKDERGF; encoded by the coding sequence ATGCGACGCATTTCCCTGGTTGACAGCGCCCACGATCGGATCCGGCCCCGTTTGCATGAGGGCGATGTTGCCGTCGACGCTACGGTCGGCAACGGCTTCGATACGCTGTTTCTGCTTCGGCAAATAGCACCCTCCGGGAAAGTGTTCGGCTTCGATGTCCAGCAGGCGGCTCTCGACTCGGCGGCCGCTAAGGCGGACCGGGCAGGATGGCGCGATTGCCTGATCTTGCTGCGCGAGAGCCATGCCGGCATGGAAGAAAAAATTTCGGCGGAATTTCACGGCAGGATCAGAGCCTGCATGTTTAATCTGGGTTATCTGCCGGGCAGCGACAAGCGCATCATTACCGCAGCGGAGACGACCTTGCCGGCATTGAATGCCGCGGCCAGGCTCCTGGCTCCCGGCGGCATCCTGACCGTACTTGCTTATCCCGGTCATCCGGGAGGCGCCGAGGAAGCCCGGCAGGTTGAAGCATGGTGCGGAGCGGTGAATCCGGCGCAATTTTCGTCGACGGCGATTTTTTCGGACGAACACAAGGCTTCCGCGCCCAGGCTGTTTGTTGTCCGAAAAAAGGATGAAAGAGGTTTTTGA